AGGCAGAACAGTTTACTCACTCAACCCTCAGGATGTTCTATTGAATAAAGGAATCAGAGTTTCAATGAAATCGAACAATCCAAACGATGCGTTGTATATTGTCAGGAAAAGAGATTGGGTTTTTCAAAACAAATCGGCAAACAGTAATTTTCTTACAACTACACTCACTCGCACGCTAACGGATGTAGGTTTGTTTGAAGATGGCACCAAGCCATTCATCAGCAACTTAAAACTACGAACACGAAATCGAAGACCATCAATCGCATTTCGATTCGGCGATGTTATGTCGGGGATTGATTATAAGAATTTTAGAATGTATATAAATAACGATTTAATAATACCAGAAATCGAAGGTAGCCGACTATGGTATGATGCCAACAATCCTTTACCAAAGGGAAATCATACGCTACGAATCGACATATCCGACAAAGCAGGAAACCAAAACGAATTTGTAACTAATTTCAGAGTTAAATAATGGCACAACTATCAAAAACATATTCTCCAAAAGAAGCCGAAGAAAAATGGTATCCTTACTGGGAAAAGCATAATTTATTTCACGCAAAAGCAAATCCTGATAAAAAGCCGTACACAATTGTAATCCCGCCACCGAACATCACTGGCATTTTAACTATGGGACACGTTTTGAATAACACAATTCAAGATGTGTTTGTACGTTGGAAACGAATGCAGGGTTACGAAACTCTGTGGATGCCGGGAACCGACCACGCAGGTATCGCAACACAAAACGTTGTAGAAAAATCTTTGTTGAAGGAAGGTAAAACCCGACACGATTTAGGGAGAGATAAATTTGTAGAGCTTGTGTGGAAGTGGAAAGAACAATACGGCAGAACGATCATTAAACAGTTGAAAAAATTAGGCACTTCGTGCGATTGGGAACGTGAGCGCTTTACTATGGATGAAGGACTTTCCGAAGCTGTTCAGGAAGTTTTCATCCGGCTTTACAACAAAGGTTTAATCTACAGGGGAAAATACATAATCAACTGGTGCCCGAAAGACCACACAGCAATCAGCGACGACGAGGTAAACCACATCGAACAAAACGGACATTTGTGGTTTATAAAATATCCGATTGTTAATTCAACTGATTTTGCAATTGTTGCAACAACACGTCCTGAAACTATGTTGGGCGATACCGCAGTTGCAGTAAATCCGAACGACGAGAGGTACAAACATTTAATTGGAAAAAATGTTTCGCTACCATTGACCGACAGAGTAATTCCGATAATTGCAGACGATTTTGTCGATCCGCAGTTTGGAACCGGAATGGTAAAAGTAACTCCCGCCCACGACCCCAACGATTATTGGATCGGTCAGCGGCACAATTTAGAGCAGATAAACATTTTCGATATCTCTGCAAACCTGAATGAGAATACACCGATTAAATATCAGAAGAAAGATCGTTTTGATGTACGCCGTGAAGTCGTAAAAGATTTAGAATCGCTTGGACTCTTACTTAAGATTGAACCACATACAAATGCAGTCGGTAGATGTTACCGCTGCGACACAATCATTGAGCCATATCTTTCCGACCAGTGGTTTGTAAAAATGAAACCGCTTGCCGAACCGGCACTCAAGGTCGTTTTAGACGGAACTATTAAATTCCATCCCGACCGATGGGTAAAAGTTTACAAACACTGGATGATAAACATACGCGATTGGTGCATATCGCGCCAACTTTGGTGGGGACACCGTATTCCTGTTTGGTACTGCGTAGGCGATGTAGAATGTAAGCTCGAATGCAAACAACCAATTGCTTCGAAAACAAAACCTGAAAAGTGTCCGCATTGTGGTTCCACAAATCTTAAACAGGACGAGGATGTGCTTGACACTTGGGCTTCATCGTGGCTTTGGCCCCTCTCAACCTTGGGTTGGCCTAAAGATAATGAAGACCTGCGATATTTTTATGCAACGGATACACTCGTTACCGGACCCGACATAATTTTCTTCTGGGTTGCTCGTATGATAATGGCAGGAATGGAATTTGCGAAAGACGTTCTGCTTCCAGACGGTTCACCGCGAAAAGAAGATAAATATATCGTTCCATTCCACGATGTTTATTTCACGAGTATAATACGCGATGCGCAAGGCAGAAAGATGAGCAAGTCGCTTGGCAACTCCCCCGACCCGCTTGATGTTATAGCTGAGTACGGAGCCGACGCACTGCGATTTACGGTTCTCTATCTCGCACCACTGGGACAGGATGTTTTATATTCAAATGAGAAATGCGAGCTTGGAAGAAACTTTGCCAACAAGATTTGGAATGCCGGACGGTTTCTGCAAATGAACGCAAGCCAAATTTCGGATTTCGGATTTCGGATTTCGGATATTTTTGATAAAACTCAACTTGACCTTGCAGACAGATGGATACTATCTCGTTTGAATTCGACTGTCCTCGAATTAAATAAAGATCTAGATAATTTTTACATTAACGATGCAACCAAGATTCTGTATGACTTCATCTGGCACGACTACTGCAACTGGTACGTTGAGATGATTAAAACACGTTTGTATGGTACAGAACCTGATGATGTTAAGAAAGCAGTTCTTAGCCGTGCGATTTTCATTTATGAACAGGCATTGAAGCTTTTACATCCTTTTATGCCATTTCTTTCCGAAGAAATCTGGCAGAACCTCGCAGAACGAAAAGATGGTGAGAGCATAATGATATCACCATTCCCGACTGTCGATGAGAAATGGATTGACAAGGAAACAGAAGCTGACGGATTGTTTATGCAGAATGTCGTGAATGCAGTTCGTACAGTGCGCGGCGAACTTGACGTGCCACCATCGAAGGAAATAAATATTATAATGAATTTCCACGACACCGAGAAAGAAAAGCACTTGCAAAAATACGAAAGCTACCTGAAGCGATTAACAAGAACAAAAGAAGTCTCACTTCTAAAAGACTCACAGAAACCAAAACACTCTGCCAGCGCTGTTGTTGATAATGTTGAAATTTTTATACCTTTAGAAGGATTGATTAACTTAGAAGCCGAATGTGAGCGGATACAGAGAGAAATAGACCGCGTTCGTGGACTTTATAATAGCACTGAAAATAAACTTGCCAACGAAAGCTTTGTGTCCAAAGCCCCCAAAGAAGTTGTCGAGCACGAGCGGAATAAATTAGAAAGCTTTAAGACTACGCTGCAAAAGCTTGAGAAGAATTTGGAGAGTATAAGCTGACATAATATTTTCTTGGACAGTTGATTCTGTCCAGAATTATATCTATATTCCTTTAAACAAGAAATGAGATAAACTATGAGTACAATAACATTACCAGTAACTGAAGCAAAACAACGATTTACCGAGCTTGTTAAAGGCGCCGAAGAATCGTTCGACCGTTATCTAGTTACGAAAAATGGCAAGGATGCCGCTGTGATACTAAGTGCTGAAGAATATGAAAACTTGCTGGAGACGCTTGATATATTAGCTAATAAAAAAGAAGTTCGCGCTATCGCGGAAGGTTCAGCGCAAGTAAAGCGTGGAGAAACTTTGTCGCTAAGTAAATACTTGGCAAGTAAGAAAAAAACACATAAAGGGAACAACAAATTTTGAACATTGAGTTCACAAAAGAAGCCGTCAAAGGACTTGATGCTCTTGAGCGTTCACAACCGAAATATTTTAACCGTATAGTATCAAAGATTCAATCACTAGTGGATGACCCGCATTCAGGTAAGCGACTTGTTGGACCGTTAAAAGGAAAATCGTCCATGAGGGTTGGAGATTATCGTATAATTTATGAGATCGTAAAGACCACGATTTATATTTTGACGATAAATCATAGGAGAGAGGTATATAAGTGAGAGAAATGAGAAGAAAAAACTTTAGGAAACTTCTAAAAACTCAAAAATTCATCTAACCGTAATGAACGTAAATTTACCGCAAAGTATTTATTTTATTGCACTTTGCGCACTTTGCGAAAAAACATTGCGTGCTTTGCGTTTTCAAAAAGTAGTTTTTAGAAGTGTTCTTTAATATTATTTTCTCAAACTTGGAGAAGAATTTGGAGAGTATAAGCTGAAGTTTATAGAACACGGATGAACACGGATACGACGGATAAACACTGATAATAGTCCGTTGTGTTTTTCAATAGAATATTTGTAAATTTGAATTAAATAAAGGTGACAAATGGCAAGAACAATAAAACAGCGAATTAACTTAACACATAACACAGTTCCTGATATAAAGATTAAAAAGAAAGTTAAATACAAACTACCTGAAAATATCTTCGATATTTTGAACGAACCTGCCACCACTTATAGAAAAGAATTTTTCAGGCATAAGAATATTATTTTGTTTCAAGGCGATGTTTTGAATGATAATTTATTTGATAAAGAATTTATTGATTTGATTGTCACTTCGCCACCTTATAATGTCGATATAAAATACAATTCACACAAAGACGATTTAACTTACGAAGATTATTTGGAGTTTTCTAAACAGTGGATTTCTAACTGCTACAAATGGAGTAAACCACAAGCGAGATTTTTGTTAAATTGTCCGTTAGATAAAAATAAGGGTGGACAGCAAAGTGTTGGTGCAGACCTTACTGTCATTGCAAAAAATATTGGATGGAAATATCACTCAACAATAATTTGGAATGAAGGAAATATTTCGAGACGAACTGCTTGGGGTTCTTGGCTTTCAGCGTCCGCACCTTATGTAATTGCACCAGTAGAATTAATTATTATTTTTTATAAAGACAGTTGGAAAAAAACTTCTGGCTCAAAGATATCCGATATTTCAAAAAAAGATTTTATGGACTGGACTAATGGTATTTGGACTTTTAATGGAGAAAGTGGAAAAAGAATTGGACACCCTGCTCCATTCCCAAGAGAATTACCTCATCGTTGTATTAAATTGTTTAGTTTTGTAAAAGATGTTGTGTTTGACCCCTTTACTGGCAGTGGAACAACTTTGATTGAAGCTGAAACTAATAATAGAATTGGAATTGGATTAGAAATAGATAATAATTATTGTGAATTAGCAAAAAATAGAATCGAAAATGAAGTTAATTCTTTAACTATAAAAGGAAAAACTAAATGATTAAATCGTCTATGTTAGATGATAGTTCAGCTCAAAGTTTGCGCTCTACAGAAGGACAGAGATTAGAGAATATTGTAGAATACATCTTAAATGGTTTGTTAAACAAGCACGATATTTATCTTACGCACGGCACGACTGACGGTTTAAAAAAATTGATTGATGATTCTAATGTTGTTAAGCAAATCATAGATTACAATAAACTGCCGGTGAAAAGACCTTGCGACCAAAAACAACTAGAAGATTATCCAGATACGGACTTATTTGTTCTAGTTAAACAAAATAACGAATGGAAAGTTTTAGGAATTATTAACTGCAAGCTCTCTTTTCATTCAAGACATACAATGGTTACATTTTGGGGATTAGCAATTAGAATAGGTTCAAACATTAAATATGTATGCGTTACAGAAGATAAAGACCAATATCATCCGATAAGACCACGAAGCGAATTAGGTAAATCTTGCAAGAATTCTACATCAGCAAGACGACTCTTAGAAAGTTTTGTCGATAGGATTTACGTCATTAAACCGTATGAAGATAAAAGTAAAGAATTATATTCAGACATTGAAAAATTTAAATCCCAAATTAGTAGACAAATTTGCTTTGACACTCCAAATTACAAATATCACACTGAATACTGTGCCAGTGTGCGTCCCTTTGATGATTTAGTACTTGACCTTTTGAGATGGAAAGAAGATAGAGAATTAAACCTTGTAAAATAAAATTTTGATATTTCCAATAAAAATATTTTAAAGAAAAAAAATTAAAATGATAGACCGAGAAGTTGTTAAAGAATTTTTGGAGAAAAAAGCTAGTGATTGGGCGATAGAAATTCCAAATGACATTAATTTTGATGAACTTGTAGAAACATTTTGCTTGTACACTGAAGATGATTATTATGAGTGGTTAAAAGATAATGCAAAATCATTTTTTACTGTAGGGCAGGATGGAATTGATTGGGATACAGTAAAAAAAAGAATCAAAAGATATTTAGAAAAATAAATCGTTATTTGGGATTTATTGGAACGCTACACTAAAGAGAAAATAAAAAGATTCATCAAAGATAATGAGGCCCAACCTCGAACAAAAGGTGGTTTCTCTTATCGCCTCGTCCCGTTTACAAAAGATTAAGTTATCAACTTGCTAGTTTTTTAACTCGACCTCGAATCGATGGGCTCAAAATAATCCTTTGTAACTTCTCATCTTCGTAAACATTAAATTTAGATCCTGCCTTTATCCCAAGCTTCTTTCTAATCGAAACAGGTATTGTTATCCTTCCGCCTGTTGTCGCTTTTATTATTGAATTTTTCATTACGTTACCTCTTTTTTTCATAAATCTTTCAATTCAAAATACAAAACTACCGGAAATATATCAAGAAAATTTTACAAACTCTATCTTTTGGAATCCACACATATTTTTCGTATCTTTTAACAGAAAAATCGAACATTAATCGAAATAACCATCGGAAACGCCTCAGGCCCTTTGTTCAGTTCGAGTCGTTTTTGTTTGTCGCTATAAATGCGTAGCGATTTTTTCTACTAACTTTCCTTTCTGAACTGCACCCACCAATTGCTCGGCAACTTGTCCTCCTTTTATTATCAACAACGTGGGGATACTACGTATTCCGTATTGCATTGCTGTTTTAGGGTTTGAATCAACATCTAACTTGCATACTTTCAGCTTGCCGTCGTATTCTTTTGCAATCTCTTCGATAGTCGGTGCAATCATTTTGCACGGACCACACCAAGCTGCCCAAAAATCTATCAATACAGGTTTATCTGAATTTAAAACTTCGGTTTGAAAATTTGAATCTGTAACTTCAATTGGTTTCATATATATTCCTTCTTTATTTTATTATTAATCTATTGTAAACTTACACTTTCGTTACCAAGTAATTTTTTTAGTTTCTCAATTAATTGGTCGGATGGATTCACTCGATATTTACCATCCAACTGAAACAGTTGTGTCTTATTTTCTTCGATGCCAATTACCTCAACAACCGGCAAGCATCTGCCTTTATTATTTTCTAAAATTTTTTTTAATTTACCGATTGTATCAACATCAGCTGCACTGCCGTCAATTTTGATAATTACTTTTTTAGCAAAACGGTCGCGAATTTGTTCAATCGGAATAAACTCGTCTGCAATGATTTTTAATTTTTCGCCCGCGGTATCCGATTTCCCGATAATCATGAGCATTGCATCTTGAGTAAGTACGTTGGAATATTTTTCATAAGTTCGTGCAAACACCACGACTTCACCTTTACCGGAAAAATCTTCTAAAGCAACAAAAGCCATCGTTTTCCCGTTTCGGTCGATTTTCTTTTTAATTTCTGTAACGATACCGCACGCTTTTACAAGTGTTCCGTTTTTAATTCCCTCTTGCGAATTGAACCTCACGGTTGAAAACGCTTTGATATCCAACTCATATTTTTTCAGCGGATGTCCCGATATATAAAATCCTAAAACCTTTTTCTCGTTCGCCAGCAAGTCGTGCTGAGACCAAGGTTCAGTCGCTACCAATGGGGGATATTCTGAAGTTTCTTCTTTAACTTTCCCACCGCCAAACAAATTCGATTGACCGAGTGAATCCTCAGCGTTTTTTTTCTGTCCGAACTGAATAGCCCGTTCGATACTTGCAATAATTTCGGCTCGATGCCCGCCAACCGAATCTAACGCACCACCCATAGTTAAACCTTCGAGGGTTTTCTTGTTGAGCGATTTTAAATCAACACGGGCACACAACTCGAACAAGCTAGAAAATTTCTTATCCTTCCGCGCTTTAATAATATTTTCTACAGCCGCAACTCCTACATTCTTTATCGCACTCAGACCGAACCTGATTCCTTTTTTCGTGATCGAAAAATCGACTTCACTCTCGTTTACATCGGGGGGCAATACTTTCAGACCGAGCCGGTTCGCCTCATCGATTAGTTCCACGAGATAATCTGTATTACCGATTTCAGCCGACATCGCCGAAGTCATAAATTCTGCCGGATAGTAAACTTTGAGATACGCGGTTTGATGAGCCAAAACCGCATAAACAACGCTGTGCGACTTGTTGAAGCCGTACTTAGCAAACTTCTGAATCATATCGAATATTTCTTCAGCTAACTTTTTTTGGATACCACGCGATACGGCTCCACTTACAAACTCATCTTTCTGTTGCGCCATTAGGGCTTCATCTTTTTTTCCCATTGCGCGACGCATAATATCCGCCTTGGCAAGGGAGAATCCGGCAATCTCGCTCGTAATTCGCATAACTTGCTCCTGATAAACTATAACCCCGAAAGTTTCTTTCAACACAGGTTCTAATTTAGGATGCAAGTATTGAATCTTTTTAGTTCCTTTTTTACAACTGATAAATTCGTCAATCATTTCCATCGGACCCGGACGGTAGAGAGCATTCATCGCAACAAGTTCGTTGATTGTTGTGGGTTTGAGTTTAATGAGCGATTCCCGCATCCCCGAAGATTCAAATTGAAATATACCTGTCGTGTTACCTTTCTGAAATATCTCATAAACTTTTTGATCGTCTTCAGGAATTTTGTTGATGTTGATATCAACACCGTGATTTATTTTGATCAACTTTAATGCGTTTTCAATAACCTTCAGCGTCCGCAAACCTAAAAAATCCATTTTTAACAACCCGACAGTTTCCAAATCGTTCATATAAAATTGAGTCATCGGTTTGGTTTGCGGTGTAGCATAAAGCGGAACGTAGTCGGTAATATCACCGGGTGCAATCACAACTCCCGATGCGTGCATTGAAGCGTTGCGGTTCATTCCTTCTAAAACGCGTGATATTTCTATCAGTTCTTTTATCTTTGGATCTTTACTATCCCTCACCGATTTCAGTTCAGGAACTGTATTCAATGCTTTTTCTAACTCAAAAACTTTTCCCTGTTCAGAAGGAATTAATTTAGTTATCGAATCAATTACGCTCAATTCAACTCCTAATACTCTGCCAACGTCTTTGAGAACTGCGCGCGATGAGAGAGTTCCGAATGTGATAATTTGAGCTACCGAGTTTTCGCCGTATTTATCACGAACGTATTGAATAACCAAATCGCGCTTGTCGTCATTAAAATCGATGTCAATATCAGGCATACTTACGCGGTCGGGATTTAAAAACCGCTCGAAGAGTAGATCGTATTTAAACGGATCGACATCAATAATGCCTAAAACATACGACACTACACTTCCCGCAGCGCTGCCTCTTCCCGGACCGACTGAAATCCCCATCTCCTTTGCTGCATTAATAAAATCACGCACAACCAAAAAGTAATTCGAATACTTCATCTTTTTGATAACAGACAACTCGTGCTTTATGCGTGCTTCAATTTCGGGAGTTACAACAGGATAACAATCGTTTATTTTTTGCTGGACAATCTTTTCAAGATATTCATCATAATTATCCACGCCGGCTTCTTTAGGAATCGGAAATTTTGGTAAATAGGGTTCGGCTGCACGAATATCGAAGTTTTCTATCTTTTCGTTTATTTCCAAAGTAGAATTGATTGCTTCAGGATAATCTTTGAAAAGTTCACACATTTCTTTCGCCGACTTAAAATAAAGTTGGTCGGTATTGTATTTTAATTTTGTGTAATCGCTACTGCTTCCCGATGATGCTTCGGGTATCAGCAGAAGAACGTTGTGAGCGATCGCATGTTCAGGTTTAATGTAGTGGATATCGTTCGTTGCAACCAATTTTATGTTCAGCTCTTTTGCTAACTGCGGCATTTTTTGGAGAATCGGTTTCTCCTTTTCTAAACCGTGATCCTGAATTTCAAGATAAAAATCATCCCGAAAAATTTCTTTGTATATTAAGGCTGATTTTTTTGCCTCTTCATATTTTCCTTCAAGAATATCATCAGCCACAACACCGGCAGGGCAGGCAGAAAGAGCGATTAGCCCGCGCGAGTATTTTCTTAATAGGTCAAGGTCGATTCGTGGTTTGTAATAGAATCCCTCCAGGTGCCCATAGGAGGTGAGTTTCATCAGGTTGCGGTAACCTTCAATATTTTTTGCAAGAAGAACAAGATGTTGATATATACCGCGCCCCTTACCCTGGTCTTTCTTTTTTTTATCGATTTCCTTTTCGAAGCGAGTCCCCTTTGGAACGATGTAGAACTCGCAACCGAGTATCGGTTTGATTTCAGCCGTTCGTGCTTTAAGAAAAAACTCGACCGCCCCGAACATAACGCCGTGATCGGTTAGTGCAACCGCCGGCATTTTATTTTTAACCGTCGCCTTGATAAGCGAATCGATTGTTGCTGCGCCATCCAGCAAACTGTAATGTGAATGATTATGAAGATGTATAAATTGACTCATGTATTTTCGAAATTAACCTTCCAAAAAAATAGAAATTGATGGTTCAAAATTATCAAATTGCAAATTAAAAGCAATAAGAAATTACAATATTTTGGATTTTGTTTTTTAAGTGAGATTCAGGACTAAAAGCTTAGATTCAGTCATCTCTTCGATGGCATATTTCAGCCCTTCCCTGCCGATACCTGAACCTTTTACGCCGCCGTAGGGCATGTGGTCTATGCGATATGTCGGGAAGTCGTTTACTACAACCGCTCCAACTTCTAAATTTTCAAAAGCAAACATAATATTTTTAAAATCGTTTGAAAAAACACCGGCTTGCAAACCGTATTTTGAGTTGTTGATTTCAAAAACGGCGTCTTCAAATAATTTGAACGTATGAAGTGTTACAACCGGTCCGAATATTTCTTCACAAACTACTTTCATATCCGGTTTCACACCAACGATAACCGTCGGTTCGATAACTAATCCGTTCCGATTACCACCTGTTAGTATTTTTGCACCCGATGCGACGGCTTCGTTAATCCAATCTTCAACTCTATTCGCAGCCGAATTATCAATCAAAGGTCCGGCAACAGTTTCAGGTTTTGTAGGATCTCCAAACCATGTTTCTTTTGTAGATAATAAAAATTTTTCTATAAACTCGTCTGCAATTTCTTCATTCACATAAATCCGCTGAACCTTTATACAACTTTGTCCTGCTTGTCCGAATGCACCTAAAGCAATCCGTTTAACGATTGATTGTATATTAGCCGATTTATCTACGATCACGCCGGCATTGCCGCCAAGTTCAAGAACAACTTTTTTCTTACCTGCGATAGATTTTAAAAACCAACCGACTTTGGCGCTGCCTGTAAAAGTAATTAACTTAAAGCGTTCGTCTCTAACCATTTTCTCGGCTAATTCATTTGAACAAGGAAGGACGTTCAGCATTCCTGCAGGTGCGCCGGCTTCAAGCACAATTTCAGCGAGAATTATTGCGAGTAACGGTGCTTGGGGCGCCGGTTTTAAAACTATCGAGTTTCCGGCAGCAATTGCAGGAGCAACTTTGTGTGCAACTAAATTTAACGAAAAGTTGAATGGTGTTATCGCAAGTATCGGTCCGATCGGAAACCGCCGCACAATTCCAAATCGTTTTTCAGAATGAGCTGCAAGGTCGAGCGGAATTGATTCACCTGAAATTCTTTTTGCTTCTTCAGAGGCATACTTGAATGTAAAAACTGCGCGGTCAAGTTCAGCCAGCGAATATGTAATAGGTTTGCCGCTTTCAGCCGTCATCAAATTGGCTAATTCCGTTTTGCGGTTACTTAAAATCCTGGAAACGTTTTCTAAAATTTCAGCACGACGATATGCAGGCAATACTTTTGTAACTCGAAAAACCTGCTGAACAACCTGAATAGCTTCTTCAACATCCACTTCTTCGGCATAATGAACTTTGGCAACAAGTTCGTTTGTGTACGGATTGATAATATCCTTTACAATTTTTGAAGTTCTTCTATCTGAACCAATTATGAATGGATATTCTGCTGCCATATTTAATTATTTTCGTAGAAGTTTTTGATGAAACTTATTAGCTGATTAATCTCGATGATATGCCGCTTTCCGTTTTTGCGTTCTTTGATTTCGATTTTATTGTTTACAACATTCTTTTCACCAACGATAACGTGAAGCGGCATTCCGAGCAAGTCGGCATCTTTGAACTTGAAACCGGGACTTACATTCGAACGGTCGTCGTATAGAACCTCGTATTTGTATTGTAGAAGAGTTTCATATACACTTTCTGCGGTTCGAACTACATTCTCAACATTCGAATTAACCAATATCAAATGCACATCGTAAGGAGCAATCGATGTATTCCAGATAATACCATTAGCATCGTGATTTTGTTCGATGCCGCAGGCGATAATCCGTTCTATCCCAATTCCGTAACTACCCATAATAATTGGTTTCATTTCGCCGTGCTCGTCAAGAAATTTTGCATCAAGCGAGTCGGCATATTTTGTTCCGAGTTTAAATATGTGACCGAGTTCGATTGCATTCACGACACGAAGTTGCTCGTTGCATTGTGGACAAGGTTCCCCAGCACATACCGTTCGGAAATCGTAATAACCATCGACCTGAACATCACGCTTCAGATCGATATTACCGATGTGGTAATCGTTCTTGTTCATACCGCTGACAAGTCCGTTTGCATTTTCGAGTCGTTTATCAACGAGGATTTTAAATCCTTTCAAACCAATGGGCCCGATTGAGCCGGCATCTGCACCTGTTAGTTCGGCAAGTTCTTCGGGATGCGCCGTACGGGCATTTGAACCAACCACTGACTGGAGTTTAGTTTCGTTTAGCTGATCGTTGCCTAACATCAATATCAGATGAGGTGTCCCATTTTGAATATATACCAAAGATTTGGCTAATATACTTTCATCGACTTTTAAATAGTCTCTCAGTTCATCGATGGTTTTTACATTCGGTGTGTGAATTTCTTTTAGTTGGAGATTGGCAGGAACGTGCACAGCTTTTTCCACATTTGAAGTTGCAACTTCGATGTTCGCGGCATAGCCACATTTTTCACAAACGGCACAGGTATCCTCTCCGGAAGGCGATTCGACCATAAACTCCTGCGAACCGGTTCCCCCCATCGCCCCGCTCGATGCACCGACAATAAAATATTTCAAACCGGTACGGGTAAATATTTGTTTATAAGCTTCGGCGTGCAAATCGTAACTCTTATCGAGTCCTTCCCAAGTGGCATCCAAACTGTAAGAATCTTTCATCACAAACTGTCGACCTCGCAAAACACCGGATCGCGGACGTGGTTCGTTTCGAAATTTAGTTTGAATCTGATACCAAATCTGTGGTAAATCTTTGTACGATTCGATGTGGTTAGCCGCTACCCAACCGATGATTTCTTCGTGAGTAGGCGCCAACACCAAGGGACGATTTTTTATATGGAAGAGTATATCGCCGAATGCCTCCACCCTACCTGTCTTTTCCCAAATTTCGATTGGACTGAGTGCGGGTAGATGAAATTCTTGTCCGCCAATTGCATCAATTTCTTCGCGGACTAAATTCATAACTTTTTTCATCACCTTGTAGCCGAGAGGTAGAAATGAAAATATTCCGGCAGCGAGCTGCCGCATCAATCCTGCACGAAGCATTAGTTGATGACTTGGGATTGTAGCATCCGAAGGGACTTCTTTTTGAGTTGGTATAAAACTTTTACTAAGACGCATATAGGATTTATGATTTATGATTTATGATTTAATTTAGTATCCGTCTCATTGCAATCGACGGGATTCAGCGGAATTCTCAATTTGACAGATAACTTACCTGCACTACGTTTGGTAAGTTATGTCAAATTGGAAGTACCCCCGGGCAGAGTTGAACTGCCGGCCAACGGTTTAG
Above is a window of Bacteroidota bacterium DNA encoding:
- a CDS encoding AbrB/MazE/SpoVT family DNA-binding domain-containing protein, which produces MKNSIIKATTGGRITIPVSIRKKLGIKAGSKFNVYEDEKLQRIILSPSIRGRVKKLAS
- a CDS encoding BsaWI family type II restriction enzyme, whose amino-acid sequence is MIKSSMLDDSSAQSLRSTEGQRLENIVEYILNGLLNKHDIYLTHGTTDGLKKLIDDSNVVKQIIDYNKLPVKRPCDQKQLEDYPDTDLFVLVKQNNEWKVLGIINCKLSFHSRHTMVTFWGLAIRIGSNIKYVCVTEDKDQYHPIRPRSELGKSCKNSTSARRLLESFVDRIYVIKPYEDKSKELYSDIEKFKSQISRQICFDTPNYKYHTEYCASVRPFDDLVLDLLRWKEDRELNLVK
- a CDS encoding type II toxin-antitoxin system RelE/ParE family toxin → MNIEFTKEAVKGLDALERSQPKYFNRIVSKIQSLVDDPHSGKRLVGPLKGKSSMRVGDYRIIYEIVKTTIYILTINHRREVYK
- a CDS encoding site-specific DNA-methyltransferase, with the protein product MNEPATTYRKEFFRHKNIILFQGDVLNDNLFDKEFIDLIVTSPPYNVDIKYNSHKDDLTYEDYLEFSKQWISNCYKWSKPQARFLLNCPLDKNKGGQQSVGADLTVIAKNIGWKYHSTIIWNEGNISRRTAWGSWLSASAPYVIAPVELIIIFYKDSWKKTSGSKISDISKKDFMDWTNGIWTFNGESGKRIGHPAPFPRELPHRCIKLFSFVKDVVFDPFTGSGTTLIEAETNNRIGIGLEIDNNYCELAKNRIENEVNSLTIKGKTK
- a CDS encoding type II toxin-antitoxin system Phd/YefM family antitoxin; the protein is MSTITLPVTEAKQRFTELVKGAEESFDRYLVTKNGKDAAVILSAEEYENLLETLDILANKKEVRAIAEGSAQVKRGETLSLSKYLASKKKTHKGNNKF
- the trxA gene encoding thioredoxin — encoded protein: MKPIEVTDSNFQTEVLNSDKPVLIDFWAAWCGPCKMIAPTIEEIAKEYDGKLKVCKLDVDSNPKTAMQYGIRSIPTLLIIKGGQVAEQLVGAVQKGKLVEKIATHL
- a CDS encoding valine--tRNA ligase yields the protein MAQLSKTYSPKEAEEKWYPYWEKHNLFHAKANPDKKPYTIVIPPPNITGILTMGHVLNNTIQDVFVRWKRMQGYETLWMPGTDHAGIATQNVVEKSLLKEGKTRHDLGRDKFVELVWKWKEQYGRTIIKQLKKLGTSCDWERERFTMDEGLSEAVQEVFIRLYNKGLIYRGKYIINWCPKDHTAISDDEVNHIEQNGHLWFIKYPIVNSTDFAIVATTRPETMLGDTAVAVNPNDERYKHLIGKNVSLPLTDRVIPIIADDFVDPQFGTGMVKVTPAHDPNDYWIGQRHNLEQINIFDISANLNENTPIKYQKKDRFDVRREVVKDLESLGLLLKIEPHTNAVGRCYRCDTIIEPYLSDQWFVKMKPLAEPALKVVLDGTIKFHPDRWVKVYKHWMINIRDWCISRQLWWGHRIPVWYCVGDVECKLECKQPIASKTKPEKCPHCGSTNLKQDEDVLDTWASSWLWPLSTLGWPKDNEDLRYFYATDTLVTGPDIIFFWVARMIMAGMEFAKDVLLPDGSPRKEDKYIVPFHDVYFTSIIRDAQGRKMSKSLGNSPDPLDVIAEYGADALRFTVLYLAPLGQDVLYSNEKCELGRNFANKIWNAGRFLQMNASQISDFGFRISDIFDKTQLDLADRWILSRLNSTVLELNKDLDNFYINDATKILYDFIWHDYCNWYVEMIKTRLYGTEPDDVKKAVLSRAIFIYEQALKLLHPFMPFLSEEIWQNLAERKDGESIMISPFPTVDEKWIDKETEADGLFMQNVVNAVRTVRGELDVPPSKEINIIMNFHDTEKEKHLQKYESYLKRLTRTKEVSLLKDSQKPKHSASAVVDNVEIFIPLEGLINLEAECERIQREIDRVRGLYNSTENKLANESFVSKAPKEVVEHERNKLESFKTTLQKLEKNLESIS